CTCAGATGAACTTAAGAAGTGCCAGATTTGCTCATCAGTTAAATGTAATAATAGAAACATGCTTCCAACTCCCATTTTGTTCCTGGGTATGTGTGTTTAGGTGCATCCATGCCGCAGCTAGATTGGTCACAAGAGATGATTGAAGCTTGGCTTAGAATAATTATTTCATCAATGACAATGCTATTTATATCTCCTATATTCTTGCATAGTCATCTCTTACTACTTGTTTTCAATAGTATTCCACCTGATTGGTCAAGAGGATTTGAGTAATGATGCAGAATCTCTGTCAGACACACTTGAATCCATGTTGATTTGATGTGAAGCTGGATCTTTTTGTAAATAATCAAGCATAATTACCCTTTTCTCAACAAGTATTCCACCTGATTGGTCAAGAGGATTTGAGTAATGATGCAGAATCTCTGTCAGACACACTTGAATCCATGTTGATTTGATGTGAAGCTGGATCTTTTTGTAAATAATCAAGCACAATTCGGGCTGCTTTTATTATACTTAACCTTTTCTCAACAAGAAAAAAGATTATGCTCAATTGGGAAGGCTTTCTTTTTCAGGAGTTATCTCCACTCTATCTAGTGGAGGAAAGAACCTATGTCACACAGACACAAGTGTATGTATGTATTCATACAACATGTACAGGTGTACAAATAGTGACAGCGGATTCATTTAACTTAACGAGTTTTGGTACAATTAAAGGATTTAATGAATTATCCATCCCTATAACTTACCTATTTGAGACGGGTACATCAAGACGAATGAGGAGTTCTAATGTAGGATGCTATATATTGGAAAAGGTTTCCATATTAGGGGATGAACTATGAAGGTCAATATTCTTTTTAGAAACAAAAAAAATGGAGAAAGTAGATAGTAAGCTTATCATAAGCAATATTGGACTGTTGACTACATAACCTAAACTTCTTTCAAGTTTGCAGCATGAGTTTGCTTAGCTGGGTTGAGAAAGGTGAGAAACCAGCAAGTAGACTTCTTTGAGCTTCCAAGTTTCCCTTGATCAGCTGAAAATAAGAACACCCTATTCCAAGAAGTGTACACTGATTCTACAATATGCTGTTCAATGCTCCTATATCTACAAAGTTCCAATGCATATTCACATGTCCTCCCCCTCAAGCCCTCAAATCAACTATCCCAAGAAATGCAACATATTTAAAATGTATGTGCTACAATAGATCAAAGACAAAAAAATGACAATCGATCAGTCAAATATGCCTCAATCTTAGACATAGTTGTGGCTAACTATATAAATATTATGAATAATGCTCTATTCAGGCAATTTTCATTTCAATACTAAATAATTTGTCTTTATTGAAAACTAGAAATTCTCGAAAACTAGAAGTTCTCGAAATCTCATACTTATCCCTACACTGATACACGAGTCTCTAGCCAAAGTAAAGGGATTCCTAACAAGCACAAGACTTAGTGTAAGTGTAACAAGAAAAAATATGCTTTAATCAACAGTATTATAATGATTCTGACTCAACGCTATATTATTATCCTTTAATACCACAACTTGTATTACCCATCTTTCTATCCTTTTTGATTAAACTTAGTCTTGGGTAAATATAATCCTTTTCAAGGTAATTACTGATTTTGTTGACTTCCCCGCTAACAAGCCTATGTTCCAACTATATATCTGAAACCAACTCTCTAGGACTAACTTCTTCACCATCATCCGCCCAATAAGATGCAGGTATCCTCCCCCTGTAGCACAATATCTAGGAACAGATGTTATGGGACTACTTTTATACCCACACCAGATCATGTTTGGGGACCCTGGAAGATTTCTTTCTTTTGGTAATTGAGGCTGCAAATTTACAATCTTGAATAACCAATAAGCTATTCGCAAAAACATAACCATCTAGAAAGAGTACTTTCTAGTCTAATTTTCTCAGCTTCATGCGAGTTAAATGAAGAGCTAAAACACATTGGTAACACCATGGtatgcagtggcggagccaggatttccgccgagggggttcaaaatataaaaaagcaaacatacgaagaagcctaagggggttcaacatctactatatatacataaaaaataattttaaccttgtaaaaacagtgtttttttccgccgaggAGGTTCAAatgaacaccctcggctctatgtggctccgccactgatggTATGTGATAAAAATCCTAAAGATCCATCCGTTCTTTCTAAAGACCTTTCTGTTATGATTTTTATAGAGAGAGATGCAAGCAGCAAGGTagaaaatatgaatgaaaatcTGTCTCATATAAATTTTATCAATTATAAGCCTTTATATGAGCACATAAACAAAGTAGTAGACTCCTCCTCCAACACCTAAAGtattagactttttttttttttttgatgaagtaaagTATTAGACTCTTACTAAAACTAAGAAACGGAATATTATACTAAATCAACTATTAGCGTCCTTTAACTAAACAACTAATTATTCTAGAAAACCAGTAACAGATGCAAACATCAACACCTTCCGAATGGGATTTAGGAGatccaaaagaaaagaaagaagccaGATAATGTTTCATATTAACTCCATAACATCCTTCAAACATGACTTTGCAAGTTCTCTAACACAATTTCTTGATCAATTAGGAAAAAGGAATAATGTCCTGGAAGATTTCTTTCTTTTGGTAATTGAAACTGCAAATTCACATTCTTTAGATATCCAATAAGCTATTCACAAGAACATAACCATCAGGAAGGAGTATTTTCTAGTCTAATTTTCTCAGCTTCATACAAGGTAAATGGAGAGCTAAAACACATCGACAACCCTATGGTATGTGATAAAAATCCTATTAAATCAACTATTAGACTACTCCTATAACTAAACAACTAATTATTCTAGAAATCCAGTAACAGATGCAAGATCCAACGCCTTAGGAAACCCAAAAGAAAAGTAACAAGACAGATAATGTTTCATATTAACTCCAAAACATCCTTCGAGAATGACTTCCCAAGTTCTCCAACACATTCTCTTGATCAATTAGCAAGTTTTCTCTATGAGTCATAGCACCAGTCATAAGAACCACATTTCTTGGAATTAGACGCTAGCGAGGTGCTTTCCACGTAAAAATACTGTGTTGTTACTTTATAGTTCTTTATTATTCACCAGCTCATCAAGACACAAGAATATCGGAGAGGAAAAAGGAACATACCTCCTTATCTTCATTTTCTTGGCCTTCTCCTACTTCGTTAAACGGTGGGGTCCACTCGCCATTAGCCCACTCCCGATGTATCCGCATCTGTGACTCATCAAATTCAAGCTGATCTCTTGTTCCTCTAAAGAACACAGAATACCTCCCATTACCCAACACTTCCATAACCACACCTTCCCACCAGCCATCATTGTAATTAGCATCCACTTCTTCACTAACCTTAAACTTCCTTTTCTTTTCAGGTGGTGGTCGTGGTCGTAGTTGAATTAAACTCATCGTTTCTTTCAATGGTTTTTTCCCTCTTTTATCAGCCATTAGTGTTTTGTACTCAACCAAGACACGtagcttgttgttgttgttactttCGTCGTCATCGTTGTTGtttcttctttgtttcttgagAATGGGGCGTATGACTCTTCCTTCATACCACGCCCCTCGAAAGCCTTCTTCGTCACTGCTGATTTCAATTTCTGTGCCATTTGTGAAGTAAGTGTTGAGTAACTCCGTTTCATCTTGGTCTTTTACCATGATTCTTGAATTTGAAAAGATTGTTTGGCGGTTATGAGATTTGAATGAGTATATCTTTGTTGGATTTTGGCGGAGAGAAGATAGGAATTTGGTGAATTATTCACAAAGAGGGGGCTCTACTTGTTGGAAATTGcggaaagtatttttttttttgggctttgGGGTTTTGGGGTTTTTCAAGACTCGCTAGGAAGAAGAACGAAGGAGGCTTTTTGAGGTAGGGGTTTTGTAGGAGTTGGGTCTAATTCCTTGATAACTTGACCCACCCGTAtttatttacaacaacaacatatctggTGTAATTTTATAGGTGGGAGTCTGGAGAGGGTGGAGTCTATGGTGACTTTATCTCTATTGGGAAGTAGAGAGATTCTTTTCGATACACCCTCGGCTCAAAGATCCACCCGTATTTATTTACAACAACAATACACTTGATGTAATTTCATAGGTGGAGTCTGAAGAGGGTGGAGTGTATGTAGACCTATCGCTGTCTTGGA
The sequence above is a segment of the Lycium barbarum isolate Lr01 chromosome 6, ASM1917538v2, whole genome shotgun sequence genome. Coding sequences within it:
- the LOC132598466 gene encoding protein AGENET DOMAIN (AGD)-CONTAINING P1 isoform X1 → MVKDQDETELLNTYFTNGTEIEISSDEEGFRGAWYEGRVIRPILKKQRRNNNDDDESNNNNKLRVLVEYKTLMADKRGKKPLKETMSLIQLRPRPPPEKKRKFKVSEEVDANYNDGWWEGVVMEVLGNGRYSVFFRGTRDQLEFDESQMRIHREWANGEWTPPFNEVGEGQENEDKEKLVPTEIRPNNEAAENFSVGSLVEVSSDEEGFEGAWFAATVVKLLDNGNYLIEYHNLRNNDDTDFLQEETDRLHVRPPPPDIGPFKSFKVLEEVDAQHNDGWWVGVISKVLKGQRYKVYFKGNNEELEFKHADIRLHLDWINGKWVRASQVLFDSSVYS
- the LOC132598466 gene encoding protein AGENET DOMAIN (AGD)-CONTAINING P1 isoform X2, whose product is MVKDQDETELLNTYFTNGTEIEISSDEEGFRGAWYEGRVIRPILKKQRRNNNDDDESNNNNKLRVLVEYKTLMADKRGKKPLKETMSLIQLRPRPPPEKKRKFKVSEEVDANYNDGWWEGVVMEVLGNGRYSVFFRGTRDQLEFDESQMRIHREWANGEWTPPFNEVGEGQENEDKEKLVPTEIRPNNEAAENFSVGSLVEVSSDEEGFEGAWFAATVVKLLDNGNYLIEYHNLRNNDDTDFLQEETDRLHVRPPPPDIGPFKSFKVLEEVDAQHNDGWWVGVISKVLKGQRYKVYFKGNNEELEFKHADIRLHLDWINGKWVRASQALKL